In Nitrospira sp., one genomic interval encodes:
- a CDS encoding universal stress protein, producing MKLVLAVDGSDHSYEAVRALKYLRRADELTILHVVDPPRPSYPMMMSDVAQDLYRQLEESMKEDGEQLLTRVHSLLPPHSGPVTKRLEVGSPADIIVSMAESGHADLVAMGARGLGPVSERLFGSVAHRVLSYAPCAKLLVKEPLRALDKILLPIQGQYDADAAIRFLEKQPFHKPVEILLLTVLPPTRPPWPVDHAAAEQLEAQTLRHARDFVEDVATKVRALGHHTHSASLLGSPAATIVHEAEKAGTDLIMVGSRGRRGITRMVLGSVSHAVLHQASSPILVFE from the coding sequence ATGAAGCTGGTTCTTGCCGTCGACGGCTCCGACCATTCTTATGAAGCCGTCCGGGCCTTGAAGTACCTACGGCGCGCCGACGAGTTGACGATTCTGCACGTCGTCGACCCGCCTCGGCCCTCCTACCCGATGATGATGTCCGATGTCGCACAGGACCTCTACCGCCAGTTGGAAGAGAGCATGAAGGAGGATGGCGAGCAGCTCCTGACCCGCGTCCATTCTCTCTTGCCGCCGCACAGCGGACCGGTCACGAAGCGGCTGGAAGTGGGCTCGCCCGCCGACATCATCGTGAGCATGGCCGAATCCGGCCATGCCGATCTGGTCGCCATGGGCGCCAGAGGGTTGGGCCCGGTCTCTGAGCGGTTGTTCGGAAGTGTCGCCCACCGGGTGCTCAGTTATGCTCCCTGCGCCAAGCTCTTGGTGAAGGAGCCGCTCCGGGCGTTGGACAAAATCCTGCTGCCGATCCAGGGCCAGTATGATGCCGACGCGGCGATCCGGTTTCTGGAGAAGCAGCCCTTTCACAAACCGGTCGAGATCCTCCTCTTGACCGTCCTCCCACCGACCCGGCCGCCCTGGCCCGTGGACCACGCCGCAGCTGAGCAACTCGAGGCCCAAACCCTCCGACATGCGCGTGACTTCGTCGAGGATGTGGCGACCAAGGTTCGTGCGCTCGGACATCACACCCACAGCGCGAGTCTCCTGGGAAGCCCTGCGGCTACGATCGTGCACGAGGCGGAGAAGGCCGGGACGGACTTGATCATGGTGGGCTCGCGTGGGAGACGCGGTATCACCCGCATGGTTCTGGGCAGCGTGTCCCATGCGGTGTTGCACCAGGCTTCCAGTCCGATCCTGGTATTCGAGTAA